The Styela clava chromosome 13, kaStyClav1.hap1.2, whole genome shotgun sequence genome has a window encoding:
- the LOC144431275 gene encoding uncharacterized protein LOC144431275 encodes MSPSPDITCKCRTFQMKNTANEKYDNKCRVSRLERTKLFLKMEIETENAFREKEQEEEKLLKKIKERESRKKNLFRKIRKIFVRNCCHSKQSNSLRHLGEKLGCLRELLPLYRIFRNKCAK; translated from the exons ATGTCTCCGAGTCCCGACATCACTTGTAAATGTCGCACATTTCAGATGAAAAATACCgcaaatgaaaaatatgataataaatgTCGTGTGAGTCGATTAGAACGAACGAAACTTTTCTTAAAAATGGAAATTGAGACTGAAAAT GCTTTCCGTGAAAAGGAACAAGAGgaagaaaaattattgaaaaaaattaaggaAAGAGAATCAAGAAAGAAGAATTTGTTTCGTAAAATTAGAAAGATTTTTGTTCGGAATTGCTGTCATTCTAAGCAATCTAATAGTTTACGTCACCTTGGAGAAAAACTCGGTTGTTTACGTGAATTGTTGCCCTTATATAGAATTTTTCGTAATAAATGTGCGAAATAG